TGTGGCCGGGGTCCGCGAGCGCCCTGGTGCTCGCGCTCCTGATGACGTCCTCGGCGGTGGCGCAAGAAGGCCCGGAGGGGTTCAGGGTCGGGGTGCCCGTGACCCAGAACCCATACGTCACGGCGGTCGCCACCCTCTATGAGCAGACCCGGTACGAGGAGGCGCTCTCCAAGGTGGAGAAGGCGCTCGAATGGCCCACCAACGGTCCGCGCGAGGTGCTCTTCCTCAAGCTGATGAAAGGCGTGCTCCAGGCGGAGCTTGGCCAGGGCGGCGCGCTGGAGTCCTTCAACGAGGCCCTGGCGCTGGACGCGCAGGCCGCGCTGCCCGTCCGTCCGTCCTGGCGATTGCGCAAGCTCTTCGAGCAGGCACGCAACTCCGTGGGCCTCGCCGTGAACGAGGAGCAGCTGACCGAGGATTGGGAGCCAAGTCTTGTCCCGTGGATTCCTCCCCCCAGGCGGCTGGGGCTGAGCGTGAGCCTGCGCGGCGAGGTGGATGTGCTGGGGCTCGGCACCGCCTTCACCGGGACTCCGGCCGTGGGTGTGAACTACAGCTGGGAGCGCGAAGGCTGCGCGCTGACGCTGCTGACGCAGGCCTCCCCCGGGCTCAGGGCCGAGGTGCAGTTCCATCCGCTCCTCATGGGATGGGTTCGGCCCTACGCCAGGGCCGGCACCACAGCGTTCTTTCGCGTGAGGAATGAACAAGGGGACGGCCACACCTTCCTGGGGGGGATGAGCGGCCGGGTGGCCGCCGGGCTGGATTGGCAGTGGAGCTCCAGGATGTATGCCTTTTCAGAAGTGGCCTACGAACGCTTCGTCATCGGCTCCGATCGCTACAGGCCGGACTCGGTGCTGTTCTCATTGGGCGTGGGGCTGTTTCCCTGAACCGCAGACAAAGACTCCCGCTACGCAAAGACCATGTTCTCACCATCAAGAATCGCAGCAGAATCAATCTCAAGAATCATCATCCTCTCAACCCTGATGCACCTGGCATGCGGGACACCGCCGGGTCAGGGCGAAGCACTGCACACGAAGGAGATGGCCGCACCCCTCCAGGCCGCGGGCGATGGGTCGTGGAGCGTCACGGGCGCCATGACCACGGCTCGCTACAATCACACTGCAACGCTATTGCCTTCAGGCAAGGTGCTGGTCACGGGAGGGAATGCGTCCCGCGAAATGCCCTCCTTTGAAGCGATCCTCGACAGCGCGGAGTGGTACGACCCGGCTACGGGGACGTGGAGCCTGACCAGGCCAATGGCTACGGCCCGCGTGGGCCACACGGCGACGCTGCTGCCTTCGGGCAAGGTGTTGGTTTCCGGAGGCGAGAACCTCTTTAACGGCACTCTCAAAAGCGCGCAGTTGTACGACCCGGATACGGGAAGGTGGAGTTCGACAGGGTCAATGGTCAGTGCTCGTTACGACCACACGGCAACGTTATTGCCTTCAGGCAAGGTGCTGGTCTCTGGAGGCAGCGGTCGAGTCAGCGAAGCACTCAGCAGCGCGGAAGTGTACGACCCAGTTACAGAGAAGTGGACCGTGACGGGCTCGATGGCCTCGCACCGCGCTTTGCACAAAGCAACACGGCTCCTTTCAGGCAAGGTGCTGGTCACCGGAGCTGCGGCGGCGGAGATATACGACCCGGATACGGGGAAGTGGAGTCAAACCGAGCCAATAAACACGGCGCGCTACGAGCACGCCGCAGTGCTGTTGCCCTCAGGCAATGTGCTGGTTTCTGGTGGCTGTTGCTATATCACCAGCGCGGAGGTCTACAACCCGGAGACCGGGAAGTGGAGCACAACGGGCTCTCTGGCCATCGACCGTTATGACCACGCGAACGAGTTATTACCCACGGGCCTCGTGCTGGCCGCTGGCGGTGACAATATCGAAAGCGCGGAACTCTATGACCCCACCGCAGGGACCTGGCACCCCGTTGGCTCAATGATCACGACTCGCAGGCGTCATACGGCGACGCTGTTGCGCTCAGGCAAGGTGCTTATCGCCGGAGGCTTTGACTTCCTGACAGGTTCACTCTCCAGCGCAGAGCTATACAATGCATCCACTTCAGCGGTCACCAATCCATCCAATGGGTTATCAACCAGCAGCAACCGACCTGCTTATCGGGGGCTGGTGGGACTAGTCAGCGCCGTCACAGTGATTGTGGACGGGGTCCCGGTTGGCACCACGAATGCCAATACCTTGGGTGAGTGGACCCTCAATCAACCTGTCGCTCTGCGAGACGGCTACCACACGGTGATGGCACGAGTCATCGATGCAGTGGACAACGCCCCTGTCGACTCGATCAGCAACTTTTTCTTGGTGGATGCCACCCCACCGGCGCCCCCTGTGCTCACGACTCCTGTCGCCAATTCCATGACCAGTGGCCAACCAACATATAGCGGGACAGCGGAGGCCAGGAGCACCGTCATCGTGATTGTAAACGGCATCTTGGCGGGAGCCACGATGGCCGACATCACAGGGAGGTGGAGTTTCGTGCCGCCCACGCGCCTGCCGGATGGCAACCACAGGGTGTATGCACGAGCGATGGATACGGTCGGCAACACCGGCATCTATTCGAACACCCATTTCTTCACGGTGGATGCCACTCCTCCAATCGCCCCGGAAATCACCATTCCTTCCAATGGACTCATAACCAACAACAACGAGCCAACCTACAGCGGTTCGGCGGAGGCATTCAGTACCGTCGCCGTGTTCGTGGACGGAGTTCAGGTCGACAATACGAGGGCCGATACCGCAGGAAAGTGGACCCTGACGCAGCCTGGAGCGCTGCAGGACGGCAGTCACGTGGTGAAGGCACGAGCGACGGATGCCGTTGGCAACACGAGTGCCGAATCGAACATCCGCGGTTTCATGGTGGATACCATCCCGCCAACTGCTCCGGAAATCATCGCTCCTTCCAACGGATTGATGATCCACAACAACCGTCCCACCTATAGCGGGCAAGCAGAGCCAGCCAGCAGCGTCATTGTGTTCGTGGACGGATTCCAGATTGGCGCCACGACTCCCAACGTTTCAGGGGAATGGAGCATCTTGCAGCCTGATGCTTTGCAGGACGGAAGCCATCAGGTGCAGGCACGAGCGATGGACGCCGCCGGCAATACCGGCATCAATCCCAGGACCCATGCTTTCACAGTGGACACCCGCCCTCCGGCAACTCCAGAAATCACATTTCCCATTACCGGAATGACAACCAACATCCGCCTGCCAACCTATATCGGCCTGGCCGAAGAGGGCAGCACTGTCACCGTGTTCGTGGACGGAGAGCCGATCGGCGACATGAAAGCCGATACTTCGGGGCGGTGGAGAATCACCCAACCTGAGACCTTGCAGGACGGCAGCCATCTGGTGAAGGCACGAGCAATGGATGCAGTTGGCAACGCCAGTGCCGATTCGAAGACCCACGCTTTCACAGTCGATGCCGCCCCTCCGGCTGCTCCAGGAATCATCACTCCCGCAAATGGATCGGCCTCCAACAACTCCCGACCGTTCTATCGTGGTGTGGCAGAGGTAGCCAGCCTCGTGACCGTGTTCGTGGATGGGGTTCAGCTTGGCAGCACGGCGGCTACGACCTCGGGCGAGTGGAGCCTCGCACAGCCTGAGGCATTGCAGGACGGCAGCCATATGGTGAAGGCACACGCAATGGATGCAGTCGGCAACAGCAGCGCTGAGTCCAAAACCCACGTGTTCGTCGTGGATGCAACGCCTCCGATCGCACCCGAGATCACCACTCCGTCAGCCGGATTGACCATCCGCGACAACCAACCCACCTTTAGCGGTCTGGCGGAGGCTGGCAGCACCGTCGCCGTGCTCGTGGACGACGTTCAGATCGGCACCACGAATGCCAACTCCCTGGGCCAATGGAGCATCGCGCAACCTGAGGCTCTGCGGGACGGCGGCCATACAGTGAGGGGACGAACCAGCGACGTCTCCGGCAACACCAGTGCTGATTCCAACACCCACGCATTCGTCGTGGATGCCACGCCTCCAGGCGCGCCGGAGATCGCCGCTCCCCTGGCCGGATTGACCACCTACGACAACCGGCCCTCCTATAGCGGGTTGGCGGAGGCTGGCAGCACCGTCGCCGTATTCGTGGACGACGTACAGATTGGCACCATGGATGCCACCC
The sequence above is drawn from the Corallococcus sp. NCRR genome and encodes:
- a CDS encoding Ig-like domain-containing protein gives rise to the protein MTTARYNHTATLLPSGKVLVTGGNASREMPSFEAILDSAEWYDPATGTWSLTRPMATARVGHTATLLPSGKVLVSGGENLFNGTLKSAQLYDPDTGRWSSTGSMVSARYDHTATLLPSGKVLVSGGSGRVSEALSSAEVYDPVTEKWTVTGSMASHRALHKATRLLSGKVLVTGAAAAEIYDPDTGKWSQTEPINTARYEHAAVLLPSGNVLVSGGCCYITSAEVYNPETGKWSTTGSLAIDRYDHANELLPTGLVLAAGGDNIESAELYDPTAGTWHPVGSMITTRRRHTATLLRSGKVLIAGGFDFLTGSLSSAELYNASTSAVTNPSNGLSTSSNRPAYRGLVGLVSAVTVIVDGVPVGTTNANTLGEWTLNQPVALRDGYHTVMARVIDAVDNAPVDSISNFFLVDATPPAPPVLTTPVANSMTSGQPTYSGTAEARSTVIVIVNGILAGATMADITGRWSFVPPTRLPDGNHRVYARAMDTVGNTGIYSNTHFFTVDATPPIAPEITIPSNGLITNNNEPTYSGSAEAFSTVAVFVDGVQVDNTRADTAGKWTLTQPGALQDGSHVVKARATDAVGNTSAESNIRGFMVDTIPPTAPEIIAPSNGLMIHNNRPTYSGQAEPASSVIVFVDGFQIGATTPNVSGEWSILQPDALQDGSHQVQARAMDAAGNTGINPRTHAFTVDTRPPATPEITFPITGMTTNIRLPTYIGLAEEGSTVTVFVDGEPIGDMKADTSGRWRITQPETLQDGSHLVKARAMDAVGNASADSKTHAFTVDAAPPAAPGIITPANGSASNNSRPFYRGVAEVASLVTVFVDGVQLGSTAATTSGEWSLAQPEALQDGSHMVKAHAMDAVGNSSAESKTHVFVVDATPPIAPEITTPSAGLTIRDNQPTFSGLAEAGSTVAVLVDDVQIGTTNANSLGQWSIAQPEALRDGGHTVRGRTSDVSGNTSADSNTHAFVVDATPPGAPEIAAPLAGLTTYDNRPSYSGLAEAGSTVAVFVDDVQIGTMDATPLGQWSIAQPEALQDGSHTVKARATDAVGNTGPESNSNTFMVAYSAPLAPLVTTPPNNSAIAKNPPTYGGTADAGITVIVIVDGTSRGTTTADASGRWSFTPEMTLVAGSHTVLARAVNAAGKFSADSNTHTFTIRRSHYGWGCAAAPALPATWVLLALTWVLRGRRLKTP